AGTTGCGCAGCAGCACGGCGCCGGTGTCGGCGGACTTCTCCGGGTGGAACTGGGCCGCCGACAGCGCGCCCCGCTCCACCGCGGCGACGAAGTCCGTCCCGTGGTGGGCAGTGGTGACCGTCGCGCCGGACGCGACCAGCCCCGCGACGTCGTTCACCCCGTACGAGTGGACGAAGTAGAACCGGCTGTCTGCCGGCAGGCCGGCGAAGAGCACCGACCCGGCGGGCGCGTCGACGGTGTTCCAGCCCATGTGCGGCAGCCGCTCGGCGGGCAGCTTCGTCACCCCGCCGGGCAGCAGGCCGAGGCCCTTGGTGACCACCCCGTGCTCGTCGCCGTGCGCGAAGAGCACCTGCATGCCGACGCAGATGCCCAGCACCGGACGACCGGCGGCGACCCGCTCGGCGATCACCGGGCCCGCGCCGAGTTCCTCGATCCCCGCCATGCAGGCGGCGAACGCGCCCACGCCCGGCACCACCAGGCCGTCGGCCTCGGCGGCGGCGGCCAGGTCGGCGGTGACGGTCACGTCGGCGCCGACGCGCTGCAACGCGCGCTCGGCCGAGCGCAGGTTGCCCGAGCCGTAGTCGAGCACCACGATCCGCCTGCTCATGCCGTCACCCCGCTCCGCCCGGCGTACGTCACCGCACCGACGATCCGCCCGCTCACGAGCCCTCCCCCGGCAGCAGCCAGAGCACCCCGCCGATCGTCGCCAGCACGGCGAGCAGACCGGTGATCACCACCGCGCCCCGCGGCGCGCCCTGCCGGTGCAGGGACCACGTCCCACCGACCAGCACCCCGGCCAGGATCAGCAGCAGCGTCGGCAGCACCGAGCCCATCAGCGTTCTCCCTCGTTCGTGACCACGCCGCCGCGCCGCGCCGCACCGCGCGCGCCGGTCACAGCGCGCCCTTCGTGCTGGGCACCACGCCCGCGTTGCGCGGGTCGATCGCGGTCGCCTCGCGCAGTGCCCGGGAGACCGCCTTGAACTGCGCCTCCACCACGTGGTGGGCGTCCGGGTGGCCGCCGGGA
This genomic interval from Micromonospora coxensis contains the following:
- the hisH gene encoding imidazole glycerol phosphate synthase subunit HisH, coding for MSRRIVVLDYGSGNLRSAERALQRVGADVTVTADLAAAAEADGLVVPGVGAFAACMAGIEELGAGPVIAERVAAGRPVLGICVGMQVLFAHGDEHGVVTKGLGLLPGGVTKLPAERLPHMGWNTVDAPAGSVLFAGLPADSRFYFVHSYGVNDVAGLVASGATVTTAHHGTDFVAAVERGALSAAQFHPEKSADTGAVLLRNWLATVD